From Pseudodesulfovibrio nedwellii:
TCGGGTTTCGGCCTATTCCCACCAGAATAAAACCTGTGCGTCATGCCGTATATAATCCATGAAACACCAAATTTATTAATTTAAATAAACGGATCAATGCAAGCCTTTTTTCCAGCATCGATATCTTTATCACTTCTATTTCATAAGTTGTCTAAATATAAGACTAAAATTATTCGGGGCAAAAGCCTTTTCTCTAGACTTTCTTCTGAAAAACTCTACTGAGACTATTCCGCATCATATTCCTATAAAGACGATACCCTATCGCCAGAAAAAACAGCTTGACACGACTTTCACAAACGGACAATAAAGGCTGACCCTTACATGGGAAATAATCATGATGGATTGAGCGACTAGAATCGCACATCATGAATTAAGGCAATGGTTTCATTGACAAAAACTATTTTAGGAGGCTTAAATGTCCAACCTCGTAGCACCTCACGGTGGAAAAGGTCTCGTCTGCTGCCTGCTCGAAGGCGCTGAGCTCGAAGCTGAAATCAAAAAGGCTGAAGGCCTGAAGACTCTGGAAATTTCTGATCGCGCCAAAGGCGACCTGATCATGATGGGTATCGGTGGCTTCTCTCCGCTGAACGGCTTCATGACCCAGGCTGACTGGAAAGGCGTCTGCAAAGACTTCCTGATGGCTGATGGCACCTTCTGGCCCATCCCCATCACTCTGGACACCAATGACGAAGACGTCGCAGTTGGTGATGAAGTCGCTCTGAAAGCTGCTGATGGCACCGTTTACGCCACCATGAAGGTCGAAGAAAAATTCGCGATGTCCGAAGAAGACAAGAAGTGGGAATGCGAACTCGTCTACAAGGGCGAGGGCGAAGAGTCCGCTGATGACGTTTTCTGGAAGATCGCCATGGAAGATCATCCGGGCGTTCAGATGGTTATGGCTCAGGGCAAGTTCAACTTGGCCGGCCCCGTCAAAGTCCTGTCCGAAGGCGACTACGCTGCTCGTTTCCCCGGCGTTTACCTGACTCCTGCTCAGATCCGCGCTGAAATGGAAAAACGTGGCTGGTCCAACGTTGCCGCTCTGCAGCTGCGTAACCCCATGCACCGTTCCCACGAATTCCTCGCCAAGATCGCTGTTGAAGTCTGTGATGGCGTCGTGATTCACTCCTTGATCGGTAACTTGAAGCCGGGCGATATTCCCGGAGATGTCCGCATCGAGTGCATCCAGATCCTCATCGACAACTACTTCGTTCCCGAGAACGTCATCAATGCCGGTTACCCCCTGGACATGCGTTATGCTGGTCCCCGTGAAGGTCTCATCCACGCTACCTTCCGTCAGAACTACGGCATCAACAACATGCTCATCGGTCGTGACCACGCTGGCGTCGGCGACTTCTACGGTCTGTTCGAAGCTCAGGATATCTTCAAGAAGATCCCTTACCAAGATGGTTGCACCGCCGAGCCCGGAAAGGCCCTGCTTTGCAAGAACATGAACATCGACTGGACCTTCTACTGCTACAAGTGCGACGGCATGGCTTCCATGCGTACGTGCCCCCATACCAAAGAAGACCGCGTCATCCTGTCCGGTACCAAGCTGCGTAAAGCCCTGTCCGAAGGCGCTGAAGTTGTCGACCACTTTGGTCGTGACGAAGTGCTCGTTCGCCTGCGCGAATACTACGCCAGCCTGACCGAAAAGGTTGAAGTCAAGATGCAGAAAGCAGCATCCGGCGCAGACATGTAGTTCTGTCCGGTCGCTTTTTAGCTGACCATTCAAGGGGAGGTAGCAATGCTACCTCCCCTTTTTGTTTACCAGCTCTTACAAATTCCTCACGACATCGATGAAAAAGTCGCTGTTGGACAGATATATCAAAAAAAGGAGGCAATCGACTCTCGATTGCCTCTCTTTTCACAAGCGTATCAAACCAACTCTCTAAAAGATTATCCATGATACCTTTTACTGCTTGAGATGCCACACGCCCTTGTCATCACGCCAAGCCTTGGCCATAATTTCCTGACCATCCTTGGCATCTTTGATAACTACGTCACGATACACCTTTTCTTCCGACATATAAGGCGGCGCAGGTGTCGCGGAATAACTTGCACCCGTATCAGGATTGGTCCATGTCTGAGCCTGACCGGAACGACCTTTTTCAAGCGTATGCTGCACCTGTTTTTCGTCGCTTTTGTCCCACTCATTACCTACTATATAGCCCATCAAAACACCCACGCCAGCGCCGACTGCCGCACCGAGCAACTTATCATTGAAGGTCAACGCGCCGATGGTCGCACCGGCCAGACCTCCCACCGTGGCCCCTTGCTGTGCTTTGTTAGCACAACCGACTCCGGCCACTAGAAAACAAATCAGCAATGTCACAATCAAAATATTTCGCATAACAGACCTCCATTTGTTTAAAAACGACGACTATCTATTCAGACATATGTATTTTTCACGCACCTTCCATATCCTTCCAATTGCTGGCACTTTATCTCAATAAGTAAACCGAGCTTATTATTATTTCCATATCACAATTATGCCCATACCGTCACGAGCAACCTTAAAGCTTAGGTAAATTAGTGAGATAACCACCCGACAGAGCCACTTTCTGCAACACTTGCATATCGGGAACTTTCACGGTAGGAAGTCGGTTCCTCTTTTTTTGAAGAGGAACCATATCATTTATAAGGAAGACGGTAAGACTATGATCAAGATCCGCAAAAACGACAGCGGTGGTCCCTCCCCGGAACGCCCACGCAGAGACGACAGCCGAGCTCCACGCAGAGACGACAGTCGCTCCGGTAGAGACGAAAACCGAGCCCCGCGCAGAG
This genomic window contains:
- a CDS encoding glycine zipper domain-containing protein — translated: MRNILIVTLLICFLVAGVGCANKAQQGATVGGLAGATIGALTFNDKLLGAAVGAGVGVLMGYIVGNEWDKSDEKQVQHTLEKGRSGQAQTWTNPDTGASYSATPAPPYMSEEKVYRDVVIKDAKDGQEIMAKAWRDDKGVWHLKQ
- the sat gene encoding sulfate adenylyltransferase; the protein is MSNLVAPHGGKGLVCCLLEGAELEAEIKKAEGLKTLEISDRAKGDLIMMGIGGFSPLNGFMTQADWKGVCKDFLMADGTFWPIPITLDTNDEDVAVGDEVALKAADGTVYATMKVEEKFAMSEEDKKWECELVYKGEGEESADDVFWKIAMEDHPGVQMVMAQGKFNLAGPVKVLSEGDYAARFPGVYLTPAQIRAEMEKRGWSNVAALQLRNPMHRSHEFLAKIAVEVCDGVVIHSLIGNLKPGDIPGDVRIECIQILIDNYFVPENVINAGYPLDMRYAGPREGLIHATFRQNYGINNMLIGRDHAGVGDFYGLFEAQDIFKKIPYQDGCTAEPGKALLCKNMNIDWTFYCYKCDGMASMRTCPHTKEDRVILSGTKLRKALSEGAEVVDHFGRDEVLVRLREYYASLTEKVEVKMQKAASGADM